In the Microcaecilia unicolor unplaced genomic scaffold, aMicUni1.1, whole genome shotgun sequence genome, one interval contains:
- the LOC115459190 gene encoding gastrula zinc finger protein xLCGF3.1-like → MIHSEKKLFICTECNKSFSSSSFLKAHQLIHSGNKPFTCTECNKSFTRSSNLKTHQIIHSGKKPFTCTECNKCFSWSSCLKTHKMIHSGNKPFTCTECNKSFTRSSYLKSHQIIHSGKKPFTCTDCNKGFTRSSHLKIHQNIHSGKKPFTCTDCNKSFIWASALKIHQNIHSGKKPFTCTECNKSFILSSHFKIHQMIHSGKKPFTCTECNKSFTHSSRLKIHQMVHSGKKPFKCTECNKNFASSSYLKIHQMSHSEKKPFTCSECNKSFTCSSHFKSHQMIHRLPIKTPVASPGMPHFDLVASQSSPVEDVMEFVIQPYSCVLCEFVVTDFSSTSCSLQLEA, encoded by the exons atgatccacagtgaaAAGAAACTCtttatatgtactgagtgtaataaaagtttctcttCTTCATCATTCTTGAAAGCTCATCAATTGATCCACAGTGGAAacaaaccttttacatgcactgagtgtaataaaagttttactcGTTCATCAAacttgaaaactcatcaaattatccacagtggaaagaaaccttttacatgcactgaatgtaataAATGTTTCAGTTGGTCATCATGCCTGAAAACTCAtaaaatgatccacagtggaaacaaaccttttacatgcactgagtgtaataaaagtttcactcgtTCATCATACTTGAAAAGTCATCAAAttatccacagtggaaagaaaccttttacatgcactgacTGTAATAAAGGTTTCACCAGGTCATCACACCTGAAAATACACCAAAAcattcacagtggaaagaaaccttttacatgcactgattGTAATAAAAGTTTTATCTGGGCTTCAGCTCTGAAAATACACCAAAAcattcacagtggaaagaaaccttttacatgcactgagtgtaataaaagtttcattcTTTCATCACACTTTAAAATTCATCAAATGAtacacagtggaaagaaaccttttacatgcactgagtgtaataaaagtttcactcatTCATCACGCTTGAAAATCCATCAAATggtccacagtggaaagaaaccttttaaatgcactgagtgtaataaaaattTTGCTTCTTCATCATATCTGAAAATTCATCAAATGAGCCACAGtgaaaagaaaccttttacatgctctgagtgtaataaaagtttcacttgtTCATCACACTTTAAaagtcatcaaatgatccaca GGTTACCAATTAAGACTCCCGTGGCTTCCCCAGGCATGCCGCACTTTGACCTGGTGGCTTCACAGTCCTCACCTGTGGAAGATGTTATGGAATTTGTCATACAACCATACTCCTGTGTGCTCTGTGAGTTTGTTGTAACAGACTTCAGCAGCACATCCTGTTCTCTGCAGTTAGAGGCCTGA